Proteins encoded together in one Pyxidicoccus trucidator window:
- a CDS encoding bifunctional methionine sulfoxide reductase B/A protein, producing MSPATAIPPPFRRAPPSAAHRLLPVVLAAFAVLSACTEARGANPAATAGAALTPRSPVTDTRRYEKPADAELRRTLSPMAYKVTQEDSTEPAFRNAFWDHHAEGLYVDVATGEPLFSSRDKFDSGTGWPSFTRPVDGARVVEKKDVTLGMVRVEVRSKAGDSHLGHVFEDGPKPTGLRYCINSASLRFVSVNDLEKEGYGAWLPHFGRTAAASAPAPKSDASGPKFVVPGGTAETALLAGGCFWGMEDLLRKIPGVLRTDVGYTGGAIKNPSYEVVSSGDTGHAESVRVVFDPKVLTYETLLEKWFFRMHDPTTPNRQGNDVGTQYRSAIFYLSDEQRRVAEAVKARVNAAGKWKRPVVTEITPAGEFTPAEAYHQDYLVKNPGGYTCHYLRD from the coding sequence ATGTCGCCTGCTACCGCCATCCCACCTCCTTTCCGCCGCGCCCCTCCGTCGGCGGCGCACCGGCTCCTTCCCGTCGTCCTGGCCGCCTTCGCCGTGCTCTCCGCCTGCACCGAGGCGCGTGGCGCGAATCCAGCCGCCACCGCCGGCGCGGCGCTCACCCCGAGGTCCCCCGTGACGGACACCCGCCGCTACGAGAAGCCCGCCGACGCGGAGCTCCGCCGCACGCTGTCGCCCATGGCGTACAAGGTCACCCAGGAGGACTCCACCGAGCCCGCCTTCCGCAACGCCTTCTGGGACCACCACGCCGAGGGCCTCTACGTCGACGTCGCCACCGGAGAGCCGCTGTTCTCCTCGCGAGACAAGTTCGACTCCGGCACCGGTTGGCCCAGCTTCACGCGCCCGGTCGACGGCGCCCGCGTCGTCGAGAAGAAGGACGTCACGCTGGGCATGGTCCGCGTGGAGGTCCGCTCCAAGGCCGGTGACTCCCACCTGGGCCATGTGTTCGAGGACGGGCCGAAGCCCACGGGCCTGCGCTACTGCATCAACTCGGCGTCGCTGCGCTTCGTCTCCGTGAATGACCTGGAGAAGGAGGGCTACGGCGCGTGGCTGCCGCACTTCGGCCGCACGGCGGCGGCGAGCGCCCCGGCTCCGAAGTCCGACGCCAGCGGGCCGAAGTTCGTCGTCCCCGGAGGCACCGCGGAGACGGCGCTGCTGGCGGGCGGCTGCTTCTGGGGAATGGAGGATTTGCTCCGGAAGATTCCGGGCGTCCTCAGGACGGACGTCGGCTACACGGGCGGGGCCATCAAGAACCCCTCGTACGAAGTCGTGAGCTCGGGGGACACCGGACACGCGGAGTCGGTGCGCGTGGTGTTCGACCCGAAGGTCCTGACGTACGAGACGCTGCTGGAGAAGTGGTTCTTCCGCATGCACGACCCGACGACGCCCAACCGCCAGGGCAACGACGTGGGCACCCAGTACCGCTCCGCCATCTTCTACCTGTCCGACGAGCAGCGGCGCGTGGCCGAGGCGGTGAAGGCGCGCGTCAACGCGGCCGGCAAGTGGAAGCGGCCCGTCGTCACGGAGATAACCCCGGCCGGCGAGTTCACCCCCGCCGAGGCTTACCACCAGGACTACCTGGTGAAGAACCCGGGCGGGTACACCTGCCACTACCTGCGTGACTGA
- a CDS encoding (2Fe-2S)-binding protein, with amino-acid sequence MKTSTRSPEAGGPPSGEPAKQRLSIRINGAEKQLDVAPWTTLLDLLRESLDLTGTKKGCDHGQCGACTVLVDGRRINSCLTLALMQDGRDVTTIEGLAKGDVLHPLQEAFVEQDAFQCGYCTPGQICSAVGLLSEGRAKTADDIRELMSGNLCRCGAYPNILAAIQQAMGTRKAGDGK; translated from the coding sequence GTGAAGACGTCAACCAGAAGTCCGGAGGCCGGAGGGCCGCCCTCCGGTGAGCCTGCGAAGCAACGGCTCTCGATCCGCATCAACGGCGCGGAGAAGCAGCTGGACGTGGCACCGTGGACCACCCTGCTGGACCTGCTGCGAGAGTCGCTGGACCTGACGGGAACGAAGAAGGGCTGTGACCACGGCCAGTGCGGCGCGTGCACCGTGCTGGTCGACGGCAGGCGCATCAACTCCTGCCTGACGCTGGCCCTCATGCAGGACGGTCGCGACGTGACGACCATCGAGGGCCTCGCGAAGGGCGACGTGCTCCACCCGCTCCAGGAGGCCTTCGTCGAGCAGGACGCCTTCCAGTGCGGCTACTGCACCCCCGGGCAGATCTGCTCCGCCGTGGGGCTGCTGTCGGAAGGCCGGGCGAAGACGGCGGATGACATCCGCGAGCTGATGAGCGGCAACCTCTGCCGCTGTGGCGCCTACCCCAACATCCTGGCGGCCATCCAGCAGGCGATGGGGACGCGCAAGGCGGGGGACGGCAAATGA
- a CDS encoding FAD binding domain-containing protein encodes MNPFSYLRATDIPTAVEGVSRSPTARFIGGGTNLLDLMKEGVTRPSHLVDITRLPLSRIEETAAGGLRIGALVTNSDLAWNAQVEQRYPLLSKAILAGASAQLRNMATTGGNLLQRTRCYYFYDVGTPCNKREPGSGCGAKEGFNRIHAILGASEQCIATHPSDMCVALAALEAVIHVTGKDGERAIPFADFHRLPGDTPHLDTNLRPDELITAVELPREGFAAHSSYLKVRDRASYAFALVSVAAALSVDGGRIKTARLALGGVAHKPWRDMGAEALLTGKPATREHFQTAADALVRDAKGHGHNTFKIELAKRTVVRALEQAAGLEARR; translated from the coding sequence ATGAACCCCTTCTCCTACCTGCGTGCGACGGACATTCCCACCGCCGTGGAGGGCGTCTCGCGAAGCCCCACGGCCCGCTTCATCGGAGGTGGCACCAACCTCCTCGACCTGATGAAGGAGGGCGTCACCCGCCCCAGCCACCTGGTCGACATCACCCGGCTGCCCCTGAGCCGGATTGAGGAGACGGCGGCAGGCGGCCTGCGCATCGGCGCGCTCGTCACCAACTCGGACCTGGCCTGGAACGCACAGGTGGAGCAGCGCTACCCGCTGCTCTCCAAGGCCATCCTGGCCGGCGCCTCGGCGCAACTGCGCAACATGGCGACGACGGGCGGGAACCTGCTCCAGCGCACGCGCTGCTACTACTTCTACGACGTCGGCACGCCCTGCAACAAACGCGAGCCGGGCTCCGGCTGTGGCGCGAAGGAAGGGTTCAACCGCATCCACGCCATCCTCGGGGCGAGCGAGCAGTGCATCGCCACCCACCCTTCCGACATGTGCGTGGCGTTGGCGGCGCTGGAGGCCGTCATCCACGTGACGGGCAAGGACGGAGAGCGCGCCATCCCCTTCGCCGACTTCCACCGGCTCCCCGGGGACACGCCGCACCTGGACACGAACCTGCGGCCCGATGAGCTCATCACCGCCGTGGAGCTTCCCCGGGAGGGCTTCGCCGCGCACTCCTCCTACCTCAAGGTCCGGGACCGCGCTTCCTACGCCTTCGCGCTCGTGTCGGTGGCCGCCGCGCTCAGCGTGGACGGAGGGCGCATCAAGACGGCCCGGCTGGCGCTCGGCGGCGTGGCGCACAAACCCTGGCGGGACATGGGCGCCGAGGCGCTCCTGACGGGCAAGCCCGCCACGCGGGAACACTTCCAGACAGCGGCCGACGCGCTGGTCCGGGACGCGAAGGGCCACGGCCACAACACCTTCAAGATAGAGCTGGCGAAGCGCACCGTCGTGCGCGCCCTGGAGCAGGCCGCCGGACTGGAGGCACGCCGATGA
- a CDS encoding DMT family transporter: MSASTLVRPSSPSLSFAWQTPLELGLLGAIWGASFMFMRVAAPDFGALPLVEIRLALGALVLLPFLWRARADFPLKVWPKLALIGAINSAVPFALFAWAAARAPAGVGAITNSLAVLFTALVAFLFYGERIGTRRAVALFAGFVGVVVLASGKAAGASIGLAVGAGTTAAFLYGVGVNMLRRHLKGLPAGAVAAATLLSAAVLTLPFAVASWPTRSIPALSWLSAGALGVLGSGLAYAVYYRLIQRVGAARAVTVTYLTPLFGVAWAWLLLGEALTLPMLVAGTLILGSVALSQRQPA, encoded by the coding sequence ATGAGCGCATCCACGCTGGTCCGTCCTTCCTCTCCCTCCCTCTCGTTCGCCTGGCAGACGCCGCTCGAGCTGGGGTTGCTGGGCGCCATCTGGGGCGCGTCCTTCATGTTCATGCGCGTGGCGGCCCCGGATTTTGGCGCGCTGCCCCTGGTGGAGATCCGGCTCGCGCTGGGCGCGCTGGTGCTGCTGCCGTTCCTGTGGCGCGCGCGGGCGGACTTCCCCCTGAAGGTCTGGCCGAAGCTGGCCCTGATTGGCGCCATCAACTCGGCGGTGCCCTTCGCGCTGTTCGCCTGGGCCGCTGCGCGGGCGCCGGCCGGCGTGGGCGCCATCACCAACAGCCTGGCGGTGCTGTTCACCGCGCTGGTGGCGTTCCTGTTCTACGGTGAGCGCATTGGCACGCGGCGGGCGGTCGCGCTGTTCGCGGGCTTCGTCGGCGTGGTGGTGCTGGCCAGTGGCAAGGCCGCGGGGGCGAGCATCGGCCTCGCGGTGGGCGCGGGCACCACGGCCGCGTTCCTGTACGGCGTCGGTGTGAACATGCTCCGGCGTCACCTCAAGGGGCTGCCTGCCGGCGCGGTCGCCGCGGCCACCCTGTTGAGCGCGGCGGTGCTGACGCTGCCGTTCGCGGTCGCCTCGTGGCCGACGCGCTCCATCCCCGCGCTGTCCTGGCTGTCGGCGGGGGCGCTCGGTGTCCTCGGCAGTGGCCTGGCGTATGCCGTGTACTACCGGCTCATCCAGCGTGTCGGCGCGGCGCGCGCCGTCACCGTTACGTACCTCACGCCGCTGTTCGGCGTGGCGTGGGCCTGGCTCCTGCTGGGCGAGGCGCTGACGCTGCCCATGCTCGTCGCCGGGACGCTGATTCTCGGCAGTGTGGCGCTGAGCCAGCGGCAGCCGGCGTAG
- a CDS encoding LysR substrate-binding domain-containing protein, with protein MPLPSEWLPALAAFESAARHQNFAHAAEELHLTASAVSHHVRKLEAQLGVALFQRHARGVSLTAEGRQLADTASSAMADIDGVLRGLSAARDERHRVRVNTLHSLTYSWLMPRLPAFTTAHPHLRIHVDTEMSLTRFDEGGPDLAIRFGEGHWPGLTAHHLMDDTLFPVASPRLAGLQDLRDAADVAKLPLIGDLSRQGWQDWFRAAGMRDSRLEERYHFSETTDALKAAVHGLGAALGREQIVAPFLAEGSLVRLPGPTLPARSGYFVVYPAHRRLRPAARTFVDWLLQQAVRPSVPRA; from the coding sequence ATGCCCCTACCCTCGGAATGGCTCCCGGCCCTGGCGGCGTTCGAGTCCGCCGCCCGTCACCAGAACTTCGCCCACGCGGCGGAGGAGCTGCACCTGACCGCCAGCGCGGTCAGCCACCATGTGCGCAAGCTGGAGGCGCAGCTCGGCGTCGCCCTCTTCCAGCGGCACGCGCGGGGCGTGTCGCTGACGGCGGAGGGGCGCCAGCTCGCGGACACCGCCAGCAGCGCGATGGCCGACATCGACGGCGTGCTGCGAGGGCTCAGCGCCGCGCGCGATGAGCGCCACCGCGTGCGCGTCAACACGCTGCACTCGCTGACGTACTCCTGGCTGATGCCGCGCCTGCCGGCGTTCACCACCGCGCACCCGCACCTGCGCATCCACGTCGACACGGAGATGTCACTGACGCGCTTCGACGAGGGAGGCCCCGACCTGGCCATCCGCTTTGGGGAGGGCCACTGGCCAGGGCTGACAGCGCACCACCTGATGGATGACACCCTCTTCCCGGTGGCCTCGCCCCGGCTGGCGGGATTGCAGGACCTCCGGGACGCGGCGGACGTCGCGAAGCTGCCGCTGATAGGAGACTTGTCGCGCCAGGGCTGGCAGGACTGGTTCCGCGCGGCGGGCATGCGCGACTCGCGACTGGAAGAGCGCTACCACTTCAGCGAGACCACCGACGCGCTGAAGGCCGCGGTGCATGGCCTGGGCGCGGCGCTCGGGCGCGAGCAGATTGTCGCGCCGTTCCTCGCCGAGGGCAGCCTGGTGCGCCTGCCCGGCCCCACCCTGCCCGCCCGCTCCGGCTACTTCGTGGTGTACCCGGCCCACCGGCGGCTGCGCCCGGCGGCACGCACCTTCGTGGACTGGCTGCTCCAGCAGGCGGTCCGCCCGTCCGTACCACGCGCGTGA
- a CDS encoding xanthine dehydrogenase family protein molybdopterin-binding subunit, which translates to MTTSSTQLGRPVSRVDGRAKVTGEARYAGEFNVPGLLYGQVVSSTIARGRIKKLDVSEALAVPGVLRVFTHENRPSLPWFDRKYRDDDSPNGSPFRPLYDDTIVYSGQPVALVVAETFEQARHAASLVRIDYAIDAHETDLRARRRKAYAPGKAKSGYEPPPKPWGHADKAHKKAAIQVDVEYESPVEHHNPMEPHASTVIHEDDGSLTLYDKTQGVLNTQAYVCNVFDLPKEQVRVRSPFVGGAFGSGLRPQYQLFLAVLAARELKRSVRVTLSREQMFTFGHRPATLQRVALGASEDGTLEALIHEAVQETSRFEDYVEVLVNWGSMLYRCDNVRADHKLAQLDCYTPLDMRAPGAALGVYALECAMDELAHALRMDPIALRLKNYAERDQNKDKPYSSKELRACYQQGADRFGWMRRTPAPRSMRDGRELVGWGMATGVWEAMQQPASAKAVLSLDGRLTVSSATSDIGTGTYTVMTQIAADTLGLPIEAVTFKLGDSSLPMAPLEGGSWTVSSVGSAVKEVCEKLREQVFTFARKAKGSPLAKASLEEVTFAEGRVRLTSDGSQSVSIVEALRHGDVTHLEEKSLAVPNPKQLEYTRSTHSAVFVEVKVDEELGTVRVTRVVSAIAGGRILNPKTARSQILGGIVWGIGMALEEETAIDQQLGRFINHNLAEYHVPVNADVHDLDVIFVDEEDTVVNPLGAKGLGEIGIVGVAAAIANAVFHATGKRVRSLPITLDKLL; encoded by the coding sequence ATGACGACCTCTTCCACGCAGCTCGGACGGCCCGTCAGCCGCGTCGATGGCCGCGCCAAGGTGACGGGCGAGGCCCGGTACGCCGGGGAGTTCAACGTCCCCGGGCTCCTCTACGGACAGGTGGTGTCGAGCACCATCGCCCGGGGGCGTATCAAGAAGCTGGACGTGAGCGAGGCGCTCGCCGTGCCGGGCGTGCTGCGCGTCTTCACGCACGAGAACCGCCCCAGCCTGCCCTGGTTCGACCGCAAGTACCGTGACGACGACTCACCCAATGGCTCACCGTTCCGGCCTCTCTACGACGACACGATTGTCTACAGCGGACAGCCCGTCGCGCTCGTGGTGGCGGAGACCTTCGAGCAGGCCCGCCACGCGGCCTCGCTCGTGCGCATCGACTACGCTATCGACGCGCACGAGACGGACCTGCGCGCCCGGCGCAGAAAGGCGTATGCCCCGGGCAAGGCCAAGAGCGGCTACGAGCCGCCACCCAAGCCCTGGGGCCATGCGGACAAGGCCCACAAGAAAGCCGCCATCCAGGTCGACGTGGAGTACGAGTCCCCCGTCGAGCACCACAACCCGATGGAGCCCCACGCGTCCACGGTCATCCACGAGGACGATGGCTCGCTCACCCTCTACGACAAGACCCAGGGCGTGCTGAACACCCAGGCGTATGTCTGCAACGTGTTCGACCTGCCGAAGGAGCAGGTGCGCGTCAGGTCCCCCTTCGTCGGAGGTGCGTTCGGCTCGGGACTGCGGCCGCAGTACCAGCTCTTCCTCGCCGTCCTCGCGGCGCGGGAGCTGAAGCGCTCGGTCCGGGTGACGCTGTCGCGCGAGCAGATGTTCACCTTCGGCCACCGCCCCGCGACGCTGCAACGCGTGGCGCTCGGGGCCTCGGAAGACGGCACGCTCGAGGCCCTCATCCACGAGGCCGTACAGGAGACCTCGCGCTTCGAGGACTACGTCGAGGTCCTCGTGAACTGGGGCAGCATGCTGTATCGCTGCGACAACGTCCGGGCTGACCACAAGCTTGCCCAGCTGGACTGCTACACGCCCCTGGACATGCGGGCGCCGGGCGCGGCGCTCGGCGTCTACGCGCTGGAGTGCGCCATGGACGAGCTGGCGCATGCGCTGCGCATGGACCCCATCGCGCTGCGCCTCAAGAACTACGCGGAGCGAGACCAGAACAAGGACAAGCCCTATTCGAGCAAGGAGCTGCGGGCCTGCTACCAGCAGGGCGCGGACCGGTTCGGCTGGATGCGGAGGACCCCGGCGCCGCGCTCCATGCGCGACGGCCGAGAGCTCGTCGGCTGGGGCATGGCCACCGGAGTCTGGGAAGCGATGCAGCAGCCCGCGAGCGCGAAGGCCGTCCTGAGTCTGGATGGAAGGCTCACCGTCAGCAGCGCCACGTCCGACATCGGCACGGGCACCTACACGGTGATGACGCAGATTGCCGCGGACACGCTCGGCCTGCCCATTGAAGCCGTGACGTTCAAGCTGGGAGACAGCTCGCTGCCCATGGCGCCGCTCGAGGGTGGCTCCTGGACGGTGTCGTCGGTGGGCTCGGCGGTGAAGGAGGTCTGCGAGAAGCTCCGCGAGCAGGTCTTCACGTTCGCCCGGAAGGCGAAGGGCTCGCCGCTCGCGAAGGCGAGCCTGGAGGAGGTGACCTTCGCGGAGGGCCGCGTCCGCCTGACGTCCGACGGCTCCCAGTCCGTCTCCATTGTCGAGGCCCTGCGCCACGGTGACGTCACCCACCTGGAGGAGAAGTCGCTGGCCGTGCCGAACCCCAAGCAACTGGAGTACACGCGGAGCACGCACAGCGCGGTGTTCGTCGAGGTGAAGGTCGACGAGGAGCTGGGCACGGTGCGCGTTACCCGCGTCGTCAGTGCGATTGCCGGAGGCCGCATCCTCAATCCGAAGACGGCGCGCAGTCAGATTCTGGGCGGCATCGTCTGGGGCATCGGCATGGCGCTGGAAGAGGAGACGGCCATCGACCAGCAGCTCGGCCGCTTCATCAACCACAACCTCGCCGAGTACCACGTGCCGGTGAACGCGGACGTGCACGACCTCGACGTCATCTTCGTGGACGAGGAGGACACGGTGGTCAACCCGCTCGGGGCCAAGGGCCTGGGAGAGATTGGCATCGTCGGTGTCGCCGCGGCCATCGCCAACGCCGTGTTCCATGCGACGGGGAAGCGCGTCCGGAGCCTGCCCATCACCCTCGACAAGCTGCTCTAG